The sequence below is a genomic window from Acetivibrio clariflavus DSM 19732.
TATGCCTTCAAAATAACTTACCATTTCCCTTATAAGCGTTCTTGTCTCACCTTTTATTCCTATGTCAATATGTGCCTCAAGCTTGCAATCGAAATTTTTATAATTGGCACTAAAATCATACAATGCCTCCATCAACTCTTCATTTAATTTATATACTAATTCATAGGTCATCAAAGTTTCCCGTGAAATCTTTTCACTAATATTCTTATACCTTTTATTTTCAACCACTTTAGTTACACAGCACCAGGCTCCTTGCCCGATTCTATGTACATGTATACCCGTTGCAAAACATGTAAATCCTCCCTTTACTTGCGAATCGGTTCCCACTGCAATCCTGTAGTGACAGTCCGGATTGGCTTTAATAAAATACTTTATGCTTGCAACAACATCCGCAAAACTCATATTCTTTTGCATTGAATTGTAAAATCTCATTTTTTTCACCAACTTTTCATTAATTATTAATATATATCAACCTGTGCAAGAAAATCCGTTTTTTCAAACCCATAAAGGTATTTAGACTGTTTTGATTTTAATAAAGTTCCGAAAGTCTCTCTTTTGATAAATTTCGGCAATCCAAAGCAACCATTAAACACCGTGACACTAAATTTTCTTAATTTATCATTCACTCTTTGAAATGAGAATAACAAAAAGTGGTTAAATCCATTGCATTGGACTTAACCACTCTATTTTCGCAAATCATTCTTTATCGCAAATATACATCATTCAGACATACCCTTTTTATTGCATAACAGAGGATTAAGCCAATGTATAGTATCAAGACTTATACCTTGTCTTTCGGATAATTTTGATTGGATATTTATTTTCTTAAGTTCATATATTCTGAAACAATACATTGCAAATCCTCCTTTCATATAATAAAGACTATCTGAACTTAATACATTCAAAAATCACAGTATTTTACAGTAATAATTCTTTTTGCATAGTAATTAAATGGTAGCACATTTGCATTTATCATGTCAACTGATAAACAGAATTGAAATATTTTTGTAACACTTTGTTGTCATCTATATTTCTCAAAATCCATTTCATCCAGTAAAAGATTCTTTTTATTGAAAGTTTTCTTAATCTTCTCATTATCATTATTGGCTGAATACTCCAAATAATTGACAATCTCCGGATCAATGCTTTCATATCCCGATCTTGCGTTATAGCTTTTTCTTATTCTAAATCTGCCCACCATATCATTAAGAACCTCTGCCTGACTTGACAGTTCCTGACTTGATGCTGCAGTTTCCTGGGATGTTGCTGAGTTGGTCTGAACAACCTGTGAAATCTGCAATACCCCTTGATTTACTTGAGAAATACCTGATGCTTGTTCATTAGATGAAACGGCAATTTCTTCTACCAGTTTGGCCACCTTTGTAACACCATCAACAATTTTTGAAAGTGCTGCCGCCGTATTCTTCGCTATATTCATGCCGTTTTCTGTTTTTGAAACCGTTCCTTCTATTAATGCAGTGGTCTCTTTTGCAGCCTGTGCACTTCTTCCGGCAAGACTTCTCACTTCGTCAGCCACAACAGCAAATCCTTTTCCGTGCTGCCCGGCTCTGGCCGCTTCAACAGCAGCGTTCAACGCCAGAATATTGGTCTGGAATGCTATTTCATCTATGACTTTTATAATCTTGTATATATTAGCTGATGCTGTCGCAATTTCATCCATTGACTTCAGCATCTCCTGCATTTGTCTATTGCCTTCAACCGCATCCTCTCTTACCGAATCCGCAACTTCACTTGCATCTTTGGCATTAATGGCATTCTTCTTTGTCTGTTCATCTATTATACTCATGACTGTTGTTAACTCTTCAATCGAACTGGCTTGTTCTGTTGAGCTCTGTGAAAGCATTTGGGACGAATCGGCAATTTGTTTTGCACCTGCAGATACCTGCTGCGCCGCATTTTTCATCTCATTTACCACTTCATTAAAGACTGATAAAATATTATTAAGTGAAGCTTGTATCTCAATAAAATCACCTTTAAATTCTTTGTCTATTTTAACATCTAAGTTACCGTTGGACATTTGGTTTAAAACATAACTAATTTCACTTATATAGCTCTTTAAATTGGAAATTGTCTTATTCAGAGCATCCTTTATTATTGCATGCTCACCCTTGTAATCTCCTTCTATACTGACCTGCAAATTTCCCTTTTCCAATTCCTCAAGTACACTTGAAGCTTCAATTATCGGTTCTACCACTGCATCTAGTGTTTTATTTATTCCTAAAATTATTTCTCGATATAAGCCTTTGAAGCTTTCAGCTCGTCCTCTCACATTAAGTTTACCTTCAATAGCAGCTGCTGTTAAACTGTTTGCCTCATAAACAAGTCCTTTTATTGCCTCTGTTGTTTTCTGAAGTGCAGGTCCCACTTCATCCTCATCATCCCTAATCAGCAATTCAAAATCAAAATTTCCTTCCGCTATTTTATGCATAGGATCCACTACATACTTTTGAAGTTCATCGGCATATTGATCCATTGCCTTTGCGAGCTTGCCAATTTCATCTTTTCTGTTCAGATTAAGCCTTTTTCTAAGATGCCCGTTTTTAATCTCATTAATCATTTCCACCACAAGAGTCAGTGGCTTTGATATATTTCTAATTATTGCATAGCCAAAAATAAAGATCATAATTAGCAAGCAAGCTAATCCAACAGATATATATATTCTGATACTGACTCTTCTTTTGCCATATACTGTGTCATTTACTTTTACCGCATCTTCCAATATATCATTTGCTTCATCCAAACGCTGTCGTGCCTTGATAAAGGTATTTTCCCATTTTTCATCAAAGGCTTTGTTTTCTATGCATAAATTTGAAACTTCAGCCCAATCGTCTATTTCAGAACTTACTTTCTCCAAAATTTCAAATATTGATAATTTACTTGTATCTCCTGTAAACTCAATCCATTCGTTTTTCGTGTTTTCAATTTCCTGTACCGCAGTTAAAATTCTCTCTTTTGCAGTCTGTATATTTTCATTATAAAAGTTAATTTGCGCATCAATTTGTTCTTCTCCATTATCTTCCAAAACCAGTTTCTGTACTGCTGCATACGCCTGGTACAAATCTCTGTCAGCATTTAATACAGCTTCCTGGGCAGCTCGTGCAGACTTCAACATGTTGGTTTGTTTATTTTGAATTGAAGTGCTTGACATTAAAGACCAAACTGCAAATAAAGCAACGCCTATAATTGATATAAACAGAAGTAACAAAATCTTTGCTCTTATTGATATGTCAGAAATCCATTTCATAGTATATTCACTCCTTCAACTATAAGTACCGATGTTTTATCGAAAATGTATATTACGACGTTTGTTATCTGAAAATAAGATTTCATACGAAAAATATTCAATATATCTTTCGGAATATTATTGAGATTTCAATATATTTTTTTATAAAAAATCGTCTTCTTTCATACTTACTTCTGCAATTATCGAAGAAAAGCCCGAAAGTTGAAGAAAAAACACATAAAATTATAAATAATAGAAAAGGTTATCAACATTCATATTTCAACTGGATATGCAAATAATATAAAAATACTGCATTATGCAATTCTAATTACAGGAGGAATCATCCATGAAGGAAAAGAAAAAAGACAAAAAGCTCGTTGCGGATGCTGTCGGAGATCCGGCTTTTTATAACGATCAGATAAATTCAAATAATGAGCCTGTAAAGGCAGATATGGAAAAGAAAAAGAGCAAAAAATGCAAAAACGGTTTGTAGTTTATATAAAAAAGGGCTGTCAAAGTTGACAGTCCTTTTTTCCCACTTCCTTTATGTATTAAAAATTATTTCTACAATAAATACTGCAATATTGCTACTATATTTCCACACACATCTGTATGGGCAGCTCTATAAGTATCCCCAAAAAATATCTTTTTAACATTGCATAATCTATACTATTTATATTGCCGTCTGCGTTTGCATCCCATATATATTTTTTCTGAGGATCCGGTTCAATTTCAGCCATGCCTAAAAGATATGCCTTGAATAAAGCCAAATCAAATGAATCTAAAGTATCGCTGTTGTTAATATCGCCAAAAACAGTTCCTCTTGGAATTCTTGGGAAAGCTTCAAAATCATTACGGTCTAATTCTCCATCATTATTGATGTCAGCTTGCTCGAACTGAGATTCAGACAATTTCCTCATTCCGAGTAAAGCTTCTTTAAAAAGTACGGTATCAAGATAATCCACCACACCATCATCATTTATATCTCCCTTACCCTCCGGGATTTCAACCCAAATGAGACCTGGTGTAGGAATATCATATACAACCGGTAATACTCTGGGAAAATAATTCAAATCTTCAATATCTACAACTCCATCATTATTGATGTCTGCTTGTTCCAACTGAGATTCAGACAATTTCCTCATTCCAAGAAAATAATATCTGAGCAATTCAAAATCAGCACCATCAATTACGCCATCGCCATTTATATCTCCTTTACTTCCGGAAGAATCAGCAAATACAGTAAATGGTGCGGAAATAAAAAATGCTACACTTAAAAGGAAAACAACTGCCGACAAAAAGCACAATCTCCTGGAAAATAATTTTTTCATTTAATCCCCTCCCCCTATTCTCCGTTACTTGTATAAAAATAACATAAAACTTGTTAACAATATTATATAATCAATACCTTATTCTTTCAATTCAACAAGATTGTTTTATATATTTACTACATTTTACCTTATTTGTAAATACAAAAAATCCCACAAAAAAATTAGTTAAAAAATTGTCAATTTTCGATGACAAGTTGTAATTCACCCGTTATAATATATATGGATAAAATATTACATTTATAATTAACCAACTTGAAATAATTAAAGATAGCCATTGTCGTTTCAAAAAATGATGTTTGGCAGGTCCCCGGGGTTAATTTTTGAAACGGCTTAAAAATTTAAATGTATTTGTTGAGGTGAAAAGGAATGAAAACATTATCGATTCAAAATCGTATCAAAGTAACAGTTAACGGTCGTGAAATTGAAGTTTACGACAATCTTACCATTCTTCAGGCATTAATTCAGGAGGATATACATATTCCTCACCTGTGTTATGATATAAGGCTTGAAAGATCAAACGGTAACTGTGGACTTTGTGTTGTAACCATCATTGAACCTAATGGCGAAAGGGAAGTAAAAGCATGCCAAACTCCTATAAAAGAAGGTATGGTAATATGCACCAACAGTCCGAAACTTGAAAACTATAGAAAGGTTCGTTTGGAACAGCTGCTTTCCGATCATAATGCAGATTGTGTTGCTCCCTGTGTTATGACTTGTCCTGCCAATGTCGACATCCAAACCTACTTGCGTCATGTAGGCAATGGAAATTTTGAAGCTGCCGTAAGAACAATAAAGGAAAGAAACCCTTTTCCGGTTGTATGCGGACGTGTCTGTCCCCATCCCTGTGAAGCGGCATGCCGACGCAATCTTGTAGACTCCCCGGTGGCAATAAATTATGTAAAACGTTTTGCCGCAGACTGGGATATGTCTCAACCAACACAATGGCTTCCAAAAAAGAACCCTCCTACAGGTAAAAAAATTGCTATAGTAGGAGCAGGACCATCCGGACTTTCCGCAGCATATTACAGTGCCATAAAGGGCCATGATGTAACTGTTTTTGAGCGCCAACCCAAAGCGGGCGGAATGATGAGATACGGTATACCGGAATACCGTCTTCCAAAAGCTACACTGGATAAAGAAATTGACCTAATTAGAAGCCTCGGCGTAAAAATTATGACTGAAAAAGCCTTAGGAACCCACATAAGACTTGAAGACCTAAGCAAGGATTTTGACGCCGTATATCTTGCTATAGGTTCATGGACTCCTACTCCATTGCATATTGAAGGTGAAAACCTTGACGGTGTATGGCTTGGAATACGCTTCCTCGAGCAGGTAACCAAAAATGCGGAAATTAACCTGGGCGATACCGTTGTTGTAATTGGTGGAGGAAACACTGCTATCGACTGTGCCCGTACAGCTCTTAGAAAAGGAGCCAAATCTGTTAAGCTTGTATACCGTCGTACCCGTGATGAAATGCCTGCTGAGCCCTATGAAGTGGAAGAAGCATTGCACGAGGGTGTTGAAATGCTGTTCTTGATGGCTCCTACAAAGATTACCAGTGTGGATGGCAAAAAGAAAAAACTCACCTGTATAAAAATGACTTTAGGTGAGCCTGACCGTTCCGGCCGTCGCCGTCCTGTGCCTATTGAAGGAAGTGAATTTGATATTGAAGCCGACACTATAATAGGTGCTATAGGTCAAAGTACCAATACACAATTCCTGTATAATGACCTGCCTGTAAAGCTTAACAAATGGGGAGACATAGATATTAACGGCAAAACTATGCAAACCTCAGAATATAACATATTTGCAGGAGGAGACTGTGTAACAGGACCTGCAACGGTAATTCAGGCTGTTGCAGCAGGACGCCGTGCCGCTGAAGCGATGGACAATTTCCTGATGAAGGGATATATAAAAGAAGAAAATGTTGACTACAGCTGCAGCCGTGGCAGCATGGAAGACTTGCCGAAATGGGAATTTGAAGAAATACCTAAAGTTCCCCGTGCCCAGATGCCGTCTATTTCTTTAGAGGAAAGAAAGAACAACTTTAAAGAAGTGGAATTGGGCTTGGCGGAAGAAACTGCAAGGAAGGAAGCCCGTCGCTGTTTAAAATGCGGATGCCGTGAACGCTATACCTGCGATTTGCGCAAAGAGGCAACCAACCACGGTATTGAATTTGAACTACCTATTCACGAACGACCATACATTCCGATAGTTAACGATCATCCTTTTATAATCCGTGACCACAATAAATGTATTTCTTGCGGACGTTGTATTGCCGCATGTAATGAAATTGAAGGTCCCGGTGTACTGGCCTTTTATATGAAAAACGGACGTCAGTTGGTAGGTACTAAGAGCGGCTTGCCGCTTCAGGAAACAGATTGTGTCAGCTGCGGTCAGTGTGTAACTGCCTGCCCATGCGGCGCTTTAGACTATCGTCGTGACAAAGGTAAAGTTCTGAGAGCTATACACGATAATAAAAAGACTGTTATCGGCTTTGTTGCACCAGCTGTGCGCAGTCTTATCTCGAAAACTTACAATATTCCTTTTGAAAAAACTTCTGCCTTTATGGCAGGCTTGCTTAAGAAGCTTGGTTTTGACAAGGTATTTGACTTTACTTTTGCAGCAGACCTGACTATTATGGAAGAAACTACAGAATTTTTAACAAGGATATCCAATAAAGGTGTAATGCCGCAGTTTACTTCATGCTGTCCGGGATGGATAAACTTTGTTGAAAGGCGTTATCCTGAAATAATTCCTCACCTGTCAACCTGCAAATCACCGCAAATGATGATGGGTGCTACAGTTAAAAACCACTATGCAAAACTGGCAGGTTTAAATAAAGAGGATCTGTTTGTAGTTTCAATAGTTCCGTGTATTGCGAAAAAATACGAAGCCGCACGTCCGGAATTTGCTCCCGATGGCATCCGCGATGTTGATGCTGTGCTCACAACTACAGAGATGATTGAAATGGTCAGACTTGAAAATATCGACGTCTCTCAGGTGGAACCTCAGGAATTTGATGAACCTTACAGACAAGTATCCGGTGCCGGCATACTCTTTGGTGCTTCAGGAGGTGTTGCTGAGGCTGCACTTCGTATGGCAGTCGAAAAGCTCACTGGAAAAGCACTAACCGATCAGCTGGATTTTGAAGAAATTCGTGGTTTTGAAGGTGTAAAAGAGGCAACTGTAGACGTTAATAATGCAAAGGTTCGTGTGGCTGTTGTAAGCGGACTCCAAAATGCTGAACCTATAATTGAAAAAATTATTCAAGGTGTGGATGTGGGTTATGACCTTATAGAAGTTATGGCCTGCCCTGGCGGTTGTATTTGCGGTGCAGGACATCCCGTACCGGAAAAGATAGATGATATGGAAAAACGCCAGCAAATATTGGTAAATATAGATAAAATTTCAAAATACCGCAAATCCCAAGAAAATCCGGATATTTTAAGGCTGTATGAGGATTTCTACGGTGAGCCAAACTCACACCTGGCCCATGAGCTTCTGCACACACACTATACACCTATGAAAGGAGACAGTGCCTGCAACACTGTACGTAAAAAAGACAATTCAACCTTTACCGTTCAGGAATTCACTATTTGTATGTGTGAATCCTGCTTGGCCAAAGGTGCACAGGAATTATATCAAAACTTAACCGATACTATTAAGTATTATAAAATGGATCCATTTTCACAGGTTAAAACAATCCGTCTGAAAGAAACCCATAACGGCAAAGGTGTCTATATTGCCCTTAACGGCAAACAAATTGACGAACAGATGTTAAGAACCATTTACAAACTTCAAGATAAATAATTGCAAGAATAACTTCAAAAAGCCGCATAATATGCGGCTTTTTGAAGTTTACCAACCATTCTTTCAAATATATGTTATGAAATATAATTAATTTTCTCCAAAACTTTTCAATTCTCCATTTTCAGGATTGTATAAATAGCTCATTGTCTGTCCTTCGCCTGCTAATTCCAATACAAGAACATTTTTATCCCAGAATTTTGTATGGATGGCACCCATATCAGCATATTTCAACAGAGATCCAATATCTGCTTTTTTATTATTCTTTAAATCATATACCAGTACTGTCGTTTTAAAATCCGGGTCATCGGAAGAAAACAGTTTTACTGCAGCATATCTTCCTGAAGAGTCCGAAATAAGACTTTCTATCACCACATTTTCCTTACCGTTTATATTTTTGATATGATCTATAAACTTAAATTCTTTATTGCGAATGTCATAGGCCAATACTTTGACTGAAGATTTTTGGGCATCATCTTCCAAAACCTGAATTGAAAATATTACACTATTACCTTCTTCACTAAATGCTAAAGAGGCAATTCTGTAATTTTCCTCCGACAAATAATTTTTAGGTATATCATTAATATTAAATAAGATCTGATCCTTTTCCTTTTTCATTACCAGAGATTGGCCATCCTTTGATACTCCAACAGCTAACTCATCTTCAGTTATGATTTCATCAATAATATAACCGCTATTTAAAGAGGACAGGTAATAATTTTGCTTTAGTACCTGAAAATCAGGTTGAGCCTTATAAGACCAATAGGTTTCAGCTTCAATACAAAGCTTTCCATTCTCCGAACCGCTTTTAAGTATTTTATATCCTACAATACGCGGATTGGAAACAGTAATAAGGTCCGGTGGGTTGTGCATCAGGCTTTTGGCATAATCATCCTCTCTCGAAATTAGAGCTTGAATAAAGTTAGCCACTGTGTTTTCTGCAGTCAACTCGCTATCGGTAAAACTAATACGCATAAGCTTCATGTTCCGCGTCTTATTATTATTTTTAAGAACATACAAATTCTTTGAGTCACTGCTCCACTTCGGATTATAGTAACTGTACATACCGGTTTTTAATATACTCATAGGCAAATCGGAAGTGTTTTCTGCAATTTCATCTTCACTCATTTCTTCGTCTTCAACAAAGTTCATTGTCAACTGCTTCTTAGTTTCAAAATTTACATCGGCAATCCAGACATTGTCAATATTCTCTTCCACAGATAGTTTAGCTGAAATTGCTTTTTCCCTTTTCTCTGTTTTAACATATGCAACATACCCGCCATCGGGAGAAACCGACGGGAACCTGCCTGTATCTATAATCTTTTCCGACTGGTCTTTGATATTCTTTCTGATAATATTGCCGTCCCTTTCAAATACAATGTTCCCTTTACCTGCATAGGACGGCGAATTTCCATCAGCTAATTTTTTTACATCCATGTTTTCTAAATCTATCTGGCAAATGGAAGATTCTGTTTCTTCAAACCCATGCGTTTCCAAAGGTTCAATAACCTTTTTCACATAAATTATATGTTTGTTGTCAGAAGCCCAGGCCGGCTGTTCATAATAAGTAGATTCGTCTCCTTTCAGCAATACCGTTGCCTTTGATGTCTCAATATCGAATATATTAAGATTCCCGTCCGAAAAAACCAGCTTTTTTCCATCGGGAGAAACATTTAAGGCATTAACCTCCCCTTTGTAAATCTCACGGTAGCCATTAGAATCATAAGCATATATCCCTTGCCCAAAGACAGCATTATAAACAGTTCCTTTATATTCTGCAGCATCCCCGCTTGCTTCACCTATATCTGCAAAAGAAACCTGGTTAAGTATTTTTATTGATGCAGCGTTTACGTGATTGACATAAACTCTCGGTGAACCCAAATATGAAACCATTACTACACATATTACAGCCGCAACAGCTACAGCTACCGGCAATTTCCACCTTTTAACCGTTTTCTTGTCAAAACTTGATCTTAAGTTCCGTTTTAAATCATTATTAACCTTTATTTGTTCTTTTAAATCAAGCATCTGCTTTTCTATAAATTTATTATCCATATCTATTCCTCCATTAATTTTTGAATTACCTGTCCAAGTTTTCTATGGATCCTCATAGCTTTTGTCTTTATTGCGTTTTCTGACTTTCCCAGCAATTTTCCGATTTCATTGTATTTCATGTCCGAAAAATACCTTAAATTGATTATCTCAAGCTCCTCCTTGTTTAAGCTCTTTAAAGACTGTTTTAAATAAGTAAGCTCTTCCTCTTTTTCAAAAATCTCTTCAATAGGATAGTTATAAGCCAAATCATCTATTTCATTGTCTGACATAGGAGCAAAATTCTTCTTGCTTCTGTAAAAATCTATGACAGTATTCCTGGCTATTGCCATTATCCACGGCTTTGGTTCTCCCCTCAGATATTTATACTTTTCATAAGCTTTTCTGAAAGTTTCGCTAACCAAATCGTCAGCTTCCCATTTATTACCCGTTTTAAAATAAATGTACCGGTAAACATCATCAAAATACTTGTCATAAAGCTTTAAAAAACTTTTTCCCATCGGTAAACTCCTTATCGCTATTTGTATTGGACCAAATTTTTAAAATTCATTTTTATCCAGCATGCTGTTTCTATTTATATAGACGCATCTGTAACAAAAAAGTAACAGCTTTTTCAGGTTACTAAAAAAAACTCCTCAAACATCTAGATACAAATCCTCAAAATCATATTTATGCAAGCTAATTATAAATTTCTTCAATCAATATCGCCCTATATCTTCCTTTGTCTATATCATAACCCTCTTTCGCCTTTAAATTATTGCCAGGATTCTGCCCAACTGAAAAATGCTGTTAAGTCATAAAATTGACTCAACAGCATTATGATGTAAAAAACTAGCAAAGATACTTAAATTTATGTACAAAGTTTACTTTTTAAATCTCTTTAACCGATAAAATCCGACTGTTGCAGAGCGAATCTCCCTTACTCAACAGGATCCATGTGAATAACCATATCAATGCCGAGTTCTTCCTTCACCTTAGCCTCGATTTTATCAATTTCGGAATGTATATCTACAATATTTACATTATCAGCTACTTCAGCATGAATTGATGCTGTTATTCTTCCCGGGCCATAGTCATGAATTTTCAAATCATGAATGCCTTTAATATTCTCACCGCTAAGAACCAATTCATTAATTCTCTGTATAATCTCCGGATCTGGTAAAGCTCCCAAAAGTAAGTTTACCGAATCTTTCGCAGCTTTAAACCCAGTATACATAATCAAAACCGAAATAACCAGTCCCATTATTCCGTCAACCGGAAATGCTGTAAAACTTCCGATAACCATCCCCAATATTATGCCGCCGGTTGCATAAACATCATTGAGACTGTCCAATGCAGCAGCTCTGTTAACACTTGAGTTTATTACCTTGCCTATATATCTGTTGTAAGAAAACATCCATACCTTCACCAACACCGAAATCAATAAAATCAATACAGATACGGCATTAAACAATACTTTTTGAGGATTTAGAATTTTATTAAAGGAAGTGCTCAAAAGCTTAAGCCCAACAGCAAAAATAATAAAGGAAACTACTAAAGAAGCGATATACTCGTATCGTCCATGTCCATGGGGATGTTCTTCGTCAGGAGGCCTGCTGCTAAGTTTTGCCCCAAAGATTGTAATTACTGATGTCCCCATATCACTAAGATTGTTAAAAGCGTCGGAAATTACAGCAATACTGTTTATAAAAAGCCCCAAAACCAGCTTTACTACAAAAAGAAACACATTGCATATTATCCCTAATGTACCGGATAATACTCCATAGGATTCCCTTACTTTTTTATCATTCACTTTTTCGCTGTCTTTAATAAATTTCTTAATTATTAATTTAATCAAAAATACGTCCTCCCATCGTATACTTCATTTATAGAAATTAACTTGCAAAAATTGCAACAAAGCTTTAATTTAACCTGCTGAAGAACTACATCAAAGTAAAAAAGCAAATGTAAAGTTTTTGAAGCATTGGGGTATTTTTAATTCGTTAATCATTAATTTTATTTTATTATATTCATTTCACACTGGCAAGGATATTATTCCAGGCTTTATTTACATCAAATATAAGTAATCACATCCTTCAATCAAGCTTTCCCGTAATTTCATTGCACCAATCCTTAATTTATTACTCATATTTATTGCGTGAATTTAATATAATTATATGATATAATGAAAACAAAAGATATAATAAAAATGCAGCAAATTAAATTATTTATTTTAAATACAGGATTAATTTTTTTGTTGAAAGATTTAAAATAATACACAATAATTTTTGTCGTATAAATCGTTATAAATAATTATAGCTCTCTCATCAGTTTACAACCCACAAACAGTAAAAATTCTATTAATTATTCACAGAACAGAAGTAAATAATTTCGAAGTTATGCATTTTTCAATAAATGATTAAAACTTACTGCATAAAACTTATTTAAATTATTTGAGATATTTATAAAAATTACGATAGAAAAATTATATTACATTCGAATATCTATTAAGCGGGGATTACATTCTTTTTTATTTAATTCATAATTACTAATAATTCTTTAGTAGAAAGGATGATGTGTGGAAGATATTTAGAAGTTTATAAGTGCCTACCTGTTTTTTATTACAACGATTTATCAAAACAAAAAGTATGCTTACATCAAAATCCAAAAAATTTCGAAAGGAGAGCGAAAAATGACAAAAAAGCTAATGGCGTTTTTTTCAACCCTTTTATGTTGTTCCTTCTTGTTCACTTTGCTTCCGGCAAATGTACAAGCAATGACACTTACTAATAATGCTACCGGAACATATCAGGGTTATGACTATGAATACTGGAAAGATACTGGTAATGGAACAATGACTCTTACTGGACCAGGTACTTTTACTTGTTCCTGGAGCAACATTAACAACATTCTGTTCCGTACCGGTAAAAGACTTGGATCACAAAAAACATATCAGGAATACGGAAATATATACATAGAATATGATTGTGACTACAGACCAAACGGTAACTCATATCTTTCCGTTTATGGATGGACTCAGGGACCTCTTGTAGAGTACTATATTATTGA
It includes:
- a CDS encoding TolB family protein, which produces MDNKFIEKQMLDLKEQIKVNNDLKRNLRSSFDKKTVKRWKLPVAVAVAAVICVVMVSYLGSPRVYVNHVNAASIKILNQVSFADIGEASGDAAEYKGTVYNAVFGQGIYAYDSNGYREIYKGEVNALNVSPDGKKLVFSDGNLNIFDIETSKATVLLKGDESTYYEQPAWASDNKHIIYVKKVIEPLETHGFEETESSICQIDLENMDVKKLADGNSPSYAGKGNIVFERDGNIIRKNIKDQSEKIIDTGRFPSVSPDGGYVAYVKTEKREKAISAKLSVEENIDNVWIADVNFETKKQLTMNFVEDEEMSEDEIAENTSDLPMSILKTGMYSYYNPKWSSDSKNLYVLKNNNKTRNMKLMRISFTDSELTAENTVANFIQALISREDDYAKSLMHNPPDLITVSNPRIVGYKILKSGSENGKLCIEAETYWSYKAQPDFQVLKQNYYLSSLNSGYIIDEIITEDELAVGVSKDGQSLVMKKEKDQILFNINDIPKNYLSEENYRIASLAFSEEGNSVIFSIQVLEDDAQKSSVKVLAYDIRNKEFKFIDHIKNINGKENVVIESLISDSSGRYAAVKLFSSDDPDFKTTVLVYDLKNNKKADIGSLLKYADMGAIHTKFWDKNVLVLELAGEGQTMSYLYNPENGELKSFGEN
- a CDS encoding RNA polymerase sigma factor, whose protein sequence is MGKSFLKLYDKYFDDVYRYIYFKTGNKWEADDLVSETFRKAYEKYKYLRGEPKPWIMAIARNTVIDFYRSKKNFAPMSDNEIDDLAYNYPIEEIFEKEEELTYLKQSLKSLNKEELEIINLRYFSDMKYNEIGKLLGKSENAIKTKAMRIHRKLGQVIQKLMEE
- a CDS encoding cation diffusion facilitator family transporter, which encodes MIKLIIKKFIKDSEKVNDKKVRESYGVLSGTLGIICNVFLFVVKLVLGLFINSIAVISDAFNNLSDMGTSVITIFGAKLSSRPPDEEHPHGHGRYEYIASLVVSFIIFAVGLKLLSTSFNKILNPQKVLFNAVSVLILLISVLVKVWMFSYNRYIGKVINSSVNRAAALDSLNDVYATGGIILGMVIGSFTAFPVDGIMGLVISVLIMYTGFKAAKDSVNLLLGALPDPEIIQRINELVLSGENIKGIHDLKIHDYGPGRITASIHAEVADNVNIVDIHSEIDKIEAKVKEELGIDMVIHMDPVE